In one Melospiza melodia melodia isolate bMelMel2 chromosome 5, bMelMel2.pri, whole genome shotgun sequence genomic region, the following are encoded:
- the LOC134418943 gene encoding uncharacterized protein LOC134418943, which translates to MKSETRIVETALGTALGSGGSCGALPERLIWRGRGARLRAEPGPGSGNPRGAGSVSFWGHTERRDGDLRGDPIPPEGRTVATFPATKGDAAVKRPVCRSGGTGDPRETGAENTKPISLPPRHPPPPGSLSKDRLINSPGSPRQSPGPLRSAAVLQSLRLQPGARRRRRRRKGSAPAALVTSTAVTVLLSEAAGMEPTARSPGAGFSWGVRRNVQIRGLPVSINNFQHTVNQSRRQASRPGA; encoded by the exons ATGAAATCAGAAACCAGAATTGTAGAAACAG CGCTGGGGACAGCGCTTGGCAGCGGCGGGTCCTGCGGGGCTCTCCCGGAGCGCCTTATATGGCGGGGGCGGGGGGCCCGGCTGCGGGCTGAGCCCGGCCCGGGCAGCGGGAACCCGCGGGGGGCAGGCTCCGTGTCCTTCTGGGGACACACGGAGCGGAGAGACGGGGATCTCCGAGGAGACCCCATCCCGCCAGAAGGGAGGACCGTAGCAACCTTCCCGGCCACGAAAG GTGACGCGGCCGTGAAGCGACCCGTTTGTCGCTCTGGGGGAACAGGGGACCCTCGTGAAACAGGAGCAGAGAACACAAAGCCCATCTCACTGCCCCCACGCCATCCCCCGCCTCCCGGGAGCCTGAGCAAGGACAGGCTGATTAATTCACCCGGGTCGCCCCGGCAAtccccggggccgctccgctctgCCGCCGTCCTGCAAAGCCTCCGGCTGCAGCCCggggccaggaggaggaggaggaggaggaagggcagcGCCCCGGCAGCATTAGTCACAAGCACCGCCGTGACTGTGCTCCTGTCTGAGGCTGCAGGAATGGAGCCAACAGCGAGATCACCGGGCGCTGGCTTTTCCTGGGGCGTTCGCAGAAATGTACAAATACGGGGCCTGCCGGTTTCCATAAACAACTTTCAGCACACAGTCAATCAATCACGCAGGCAAGCAAGCAGACCAGGAGCCTAG